From Humisphaera borealis, the proteins below share one genomic window:
- a CDS encoding PAS domain S-box protein produces the protein MTLDLTKPNPSTLLAAISDPVFHIDENGIVTHANPAAVAMLSRHTDPVIGASSQHIFPDAFGATFNRDAIRAIRFGLEVRFEEQYLPLNTWLEVHIYPNAGGATVLLHDTADRRRDADLVEDHARVLEQIARGRPTKGVLEAITGLVERHGNGLVAAVFAADRNVPSTRNVPGTSDVLRAAVGPGLPPDYLLSVDRLEVRPDGSPVGQSVFTLKSVILSDLLVEPCEPKFRESAVKHGLRSCWATPIVSTSGARLGALAVYRREPGRPTSDQFRLLQTAANLAGIALDTQWKDADLREKEQEYRSIVETVQDALIVADMQGTIVEVNPAASRMQGSEYDALLGKQAMDLVRPDYHGVVRRLLDEVRQGREYHAEIVCTRRDGSSFPAEVTAVPFAFKGQRHLLAVVRDATPRKKMEDSLRRTEERLRTVVNGAPLVLFSLDRAGVFTLSEGQALSGIGLRPGEVVGKSAFDLYGSHPGIVDNLKLALSGEPRRFSSELSERTFETIVRPLRSHRGEIVGAVGVSIDTTEQTLTEEALAESEERFRASFHQAPIGAAHTSLDGVVLRVNEPLAAMLGLTPQEVVGRRLREWLADDAEREQDADAVRQLLSGALRVTATVRTLRGQEGVGIRAVFSLSLVRGRQGETRHLVYAITPLPG, from the coding sequence ATGACGCTGGACCTTACCAAGCCCAATCCATCGACACTGCTGGCCGCGATATCGGATCCGGTCTTTCATATCGATGAAAACGGCATCGTCACCCACGCCAATCCCGCCGCCGTCGCGATGCTTTCGCGTCATACCGACCCGGTGATCGGAGCAAGTTCCCAGCACATTTTTCCGGACGCGTTCGGTGCGACGTTCAATCGGGACGCGATCCGCGCGATTCGGTTCGGGCTGGAAGTTCGGTTCGAAGAGCAGTACCTGCCGCTGAACACCTGGCTCGAGGTTCACATTTACCCGAACGCCGGTGGAGCGACGGTCCTGCTTCACGACACCGCCGACCGCCGCCGCGACGCCGACCTGGTCGAGGATCACGCCCGCGTGCTGGAGCAGATCGCCCGCGGCCGCCCGACGAAGGGCGTTCTGGAGGCGATCACCGGCCTGGTCGAGCGACACGGCAACGGCCTGGTGGCGGCGGTCTTTGCCGCCGACCGGAACGTGCCGAGCACCCGTAACGTGCCGGGCACCAGCGACGTGTTGCGCGCGGCAGTCGGGCCGGGCCTTCCGCCCGATTACCTGCTGTCGGTCGACCGGCTTGAGGTTCGCCCGGACGGCTCGCCGGTCGGCCAGTCGGTGTTCACGCTTAAATCGGTCATCCTTTCGGACCTGCTGGTCGAACCCTGCGAGCCGAAGTTCCGGGAATCGGCGGTCAAACACGGTCTGCGTTCGTGCTGGGCGACGCCCATCGTCTCGACCTCGGGCGCACGCCTGGGCGCGCTGGCGGTCTATCGCCGGGAGCCCGGCCGGCCGACCAGCGACCAGTTCCGCCTGCTGCAAACGGCAGCGAACCTCGCCGGCATCGCGCTGGACACCCAGTGGAAAGACGCCGACTTGCGCGAGAAGGAGCAGGAGTACCGGTCAATCGTCGAAACGGTTCAGGACGCCCTGATCGTCGCCGACATGCAGGGAACGATCGTGGAAGTGAACCCCGCCGCGTCGCGCATGCAGGGCAGCGAGTACGACGCCCTGCTGGGCAAGCAGGCGATGGACCTGGTCCGCCCAGACTATCACGGCGTGGTCCGCCGGCTGCTCGACGAAGTCCGCCAGGGGCGCGAATACCACGCCGAGATCGTCTGCACCCGGCGTGACGGTAGTTCGTTCCCGGCCGAGGTCACCGCCGTCCCCTTCGCGTTCAAGGGACAGCGGCACCTGCTGGCGGTCGTCCGCGACGCCACGCCTCGCAAGAAGATGGAGGATTCGCTGCGCCGGACCGAGGAACGACTCCGCACGGTCGTCAATGGCGCGCCGCTGGTGCTGTTTTCGCTCGATCGGGCCGGCGTCTTCACCTTGTCGGAAGGTCAGGCGCTATCGGGCATCGGCCTCCGCCCGGGCGAGGTGGTTGGTAAGAGCGCGTTCGATCTGTACGGCAGTCATCCCGGGATCGTGGACAACTTGAAACTGGCGCTCTCTGGGGAGCCCCGCCGGTTCTCCAGTGAGCTGAGCGAACGCACCTTCGAAACCATCGTCCGCCCGCTGCGAAGCCATCGCGGTGAGATTGTGGGTGCGGTCGGGGTTTCGATCGACACGACAGAGCAGACGCTGACCGAAGAAGCGCTCGCCGAGAGCGAAGAGCGCTTCCGGGCCAGCTTTCATCAGGCACCCATCGGAGCGGCGCACACCTCGCTCGACGGCGTCGTCCTTCGCGTGAACGAACCCCTGGCCGCGATGCTCGGTCTGACCCCGCAGGAAGTGGTCGGTCGTCGCCTTCGCGAATGGCTTGCCGACGACGCCGAGCGAGAACAGGACGCCGACGCCGTACGGCAATTGCTCTCGGGTGCGCTTCGGGTAACGGCGACGGTCCGTACGTTACGCGGACAGGAAGGCGTCGGCATCCGGGCCGTCTTCAGCCTGTCGCTCGTCCGCGGGCGTCAGGGAGAGACAAGGCACCTGGTTTATGCCATCACGCCGCTGCCGGGCTGA